A region from the Nesterenkonia lacusekhoensis genome encodes:
- the glmU gene encoding bifunctional UDP-N-acetylglucosamine diphosphorylase/glucosamine-1-phosphate N-acetyltransferase GlmU: MTTPSTRPAAVIVLAAGAGTRMKSRTPKIMHSIGGVSMIGHALNAARGLDPEQLVAVVRHQREKVAEHITAFAEEHSFAVTLADQDEVPGTGRAVECGLEALATAGTPAESGTVVVTYGDVPLLTTELLHELVSTHEGQGNAVTVLTALLEDASGYGRILRAEDGSVTGIVEQKDATEQQREIREINSGIYAFDAAVLGRALDQVTTDNAQGEKYLTDVLSLARAEGGRVAAVSTRDRWQVEGANDRVQLQALGAELNRRIVEWQMRHGTTVIDPATTWIDSTVILEEDTTILPGTQLHGRTHVECDAVVGPDSTLTDVIVGEGAKVTRTQAEGARVGPRATVGPFTYVRPGTVLGEEGKIGAFYETKNAEIGRGAKLSHLGYAGDAVIGEYTNIGCGNITANYDGENKHRTVIGSHVRTSSNTVFVAPVEVGDGAYTGAGAVVRKDVPPGSLALSVAPQRNSEGWVEQKRPDSQSAQAAQKARGDVG, from the coding sequence GTGACCACCCCCAGCACCCGTCCGGCAGCAGTCATCGTCCTGGCCGCCGGAGCGGGTACCCGCATGAAGTCCCGCACGCCGAAGATCATGCACAGCATCGGTGGAGTCTCCATGATCGGCCACGCGCTCAACGCGGCCCGCGGCCTGGATCCCGAGCAGCTGGTGGCCGTGGTGCGCCACCAGCGGGAGAAGGTCGCCGAGCACATCACCGCCTTCGCCGAGGAGCACAGCTTCGCGGTGACGCTGGCCGACCAGGACGAGGTGCCCGGCACCGGCCGCGCCGTGGAATGTGGGCTCGAGGCCCTCGCCACCGCAGGCACCCCGGCCGAATCCGGCACGGTGGTGGTCACCTACGGCGATGTCCCGCTGCTGACCACGGAGCTGCTTCACGAACTGGTCTCCACGCACGAGGGGCAGGGCAACGCCGTCACCGTGCTCACAGCCCTGCTGGAGGACGCCTCCGGCTACGGGCGCATCCTGCGGGCCGAGGACGGTTCAGTCACCGGGATCGTCGAGCAGAAGGACGCCACGGAGCAGCAGCGCGAGATCCGTGAGATCAACTCCGGGATCTATGCCTTCGACGCCGCCGTGCTCGGACGCGCCCTGGACCAGGTCACCACAGACAACGCCCAGGGGGAGAAGTACCTCACCGACGTGCTCTCCCTGGCCCGGGCCGAAGGCGGCCGGGTGGCCGCGGTGTCCACCCGGGACCGGTGGCAGGTCGAGGGCGCCAACGACCGCGTCCAGCTGCAGGCCCTCGGCGCCGAGCTGAACCGTCGCATCGTCGAATGGCAGATGCGCCACGGCACCACCGTCATCGACCCGGCCACCACCTGGATCGACTCCACCGTCATCCTGGAGGAGGACACCACCATCCTGCCGGGCACCCAGCTGCACGGGCGCACCCATGTGGAGTGCGACGCCGTCGTCGGGCCGGACAGCACCCTGACCGATGTGATCGTCGGTGAAGGCGCCAAGGTCACCCGGACCCAGGCCGAGGGGGCACGGGTCGGGCCTCGCGCCACCGTGGGCCCCTTCACCTATGTCCGTCCCGGCACCGTGCTGGGCGAAGAGGGCAAGATCGGTGCCTTCTACGAGACCAAGAACGCTGAGATCGGCCGCGGCGCCAAGCTCTCCCACCTCGGCTACGCCGGCGACGCCGTCATCGGCGAGTACACCAACATCGGCTGCGGCAACATCACTGCCAACTACGACGGCGAGAACAAGCACCGCACCGTCATCGGCAGCCATGTGCGGACCTCCTCCAACACCGTCTTCGTGGCTCCGGTGGAGGTCGGCGACGGCGCATACACCGGTGCCGGCGCGGTGGTCCGCAAAGATGTCCCGCCCGGATCGCTGGCTCTGTCCGTGGCTCCGCAGCGCAACTCCGAAGGCTGGGTGGAGCAGAAGCGCCCCGACTCCCAGTCCGCTCAGGCCGCCCAGAAGGCCCGGGGCGACGTCGGCTGA
- a CDS encoding ribose-phosphate diphosphokinase, producing MDEIRLSTEKTMVIASGRAHPELAEEIAKELGTELLPMSAYDFANGEMYVRSAESVRGKDVFLLQSHPAPLNNWLMEQLIMIDSMKRASAKRITVVSPFYPYSRQDKKGRGREPISARLVADLYKASGADRIMSVDLHTAQIQGFFDGPVDHLFAVPLLADHIRAQVADDEVTVVSPDTGRVRVAEQWAERLGGAPLAFVHKTRDVTQPNKAESKQVVGQIEGRTCVLIDDMIDTGGTISGAVKVLKDAGAKDVIIAATHPIFSEPAAERLAASGAREVVVTNTLPIPDEKRFEQLTVLSIAPILATAIREVFTDGSVTSLFDGHA from the coding sequence ATGGACGAGATCAGGCTGAGCACCGAGAAGACGATGGTGATCGCCTCCGGGCGGGCACACCCGGAGCTTGCTGAGGAGATCGCCAAGGAGCTCGGCACAGAACTTCTGCCGATGAGCGCCTACGACTTCGCCAACGGAGAGATGTACGTGCGCTCGGCCGAGTCGGTGCGCGGCAAGGACGTGTTCCTGCTCCAGTCCCACCCGGCCCCGCTGAACAATTGGCTCATGGAGCAGCTCATCATGATCGACTCGATGAAGCGCGCCTCCGCCAAGCGGATCACGGTGGTCTCTCCCTTCTACCCCTACTCCCGCCAGGACAAGAAGGGCCGCGGCCGCGAGCCGATCTCGGCCCGCCTGGTGGCGGACCTCTACAAGGCCTCCGGAGCGGATCGGATCATGTCGGTGGACCTGCACACCGCTCAGATCCAGGGCTTCTTCGACGGCCCGGTGGACCACCTGTTCGCGGTGCCGCTGCTGGCCGACCACATCCGGGCCCAGGTGGCCGACGATGAGGTCACCGTGGTCTCCCCGGACACCGGCCGCGTGCGTGTGGCCGAGCAGTGGGCCGAGCGTCTGGGCGGCGCCCCGCTGGCCTTCGTGCACAAGACCCGCGACGTCACCCAGCCCAATAAGGCCGAGTCCAAGCAGGTGGTCGGGCAGATCGAGGGCCGAACCTGCGTGCTCATCGACGACATGATCGACACCGGAGGCACCATCTCCGGTGCGGTGAAGGTCCTCAAGGACGCCGGCGCCAAGGACGTCATCATCGCCGCCACCCACCCGATCTTCTCCGAGCCGGCGGCTGAGCGTCTGGCCGCATCCGGGGCCCGGGAAGTCGTGGTGACCAATACGCTGCCAATCCCGGACGAGAAGCGCTTCGAGCAGCTGACCGTGCTCTCCATCGCGCCGATCCTGGCCACCGCCATCCGCGAGGTCTTCACCGACGGTTCGGTGACCTCACTCTTCGACGGCCACGCCTGA
- a CDS encoding FAD-dependent monooxygenase, with protein MLPFRSYVCEPLSWGRLVLAGDAGHTVPPTGAKGLNLAFCDVRALVPQIAAFFADDARDSAPLDEYSRTALDRVWRAQSFSYWATTLLHRQPEENSFTRRRRRGEFDALTLTESGRTCFADAYTGWTV; from the coding sequence GTGCTGCCGTTCCGCTCCTATGTCTGCGAGCCGCTGAGCTGGGGCCGTCTGGTCCTCGCAGGCGATGCCGGCCACACAGTTCCGCCCACCGGGGCGAAGGGCCTGAACCTGGCCTTCTGCGATGTGCGGGCACTGGTCCCCCAGATCGCCGCGTTCTTCGCTGACGACGCGCGGGACTCGGCCCCGCTGGACGAGTACTCCCGCACCGCCCTGGACCGGGTGTGGCGGGCGCAGAGCTTCTCCTACTGGGCCACCACGCTGCTGCATCGCCAGCCCGAGGAGAACTCCTTCACCCGACGACGCCGGCGCGGCGAGTTCGATGCCCTCACCCTCACGGAGTCGGGCCGGACCTGCTTCGCCGACGCCTACACCGGGTGGACGGTCTGA
- a CDS encoding ArsA family ATPase has protein sequence MLLDLTASRRVLFIGGKGGVGKTATASAAALHQARQGRTVLVVSTDPAHNLGHLWERAVGDQTVTLWQPDAGAAPDAGTVGRLDGVEIDPQATIGTHLEEVGRSLRDFMPEHLHRQVDQHLALAAQSPGTHESALLERIALLLETALDTYDLVVFDTAPSGHTARLMALPETMTAWTEGLLNRRSKAERFGAAVRALDGDDDPESSTGTNRDRRIRQILTRRRNRFEGLRAVLTDARRCSFVIVLTPERLPVLESVELHAQLTGSGVDVGGCVVNRISPADQGEFLASRRDQELKHLATLRERLPGLAVDTLPLLGGDLVGEVALGELADHLV, from the coding sequence ATGCTGCTCGACCTGACCGCCAGCCGCAGAGTGCTGTTCATCGGTGGCAAGGGCGGCGTCGGGAAGACGGCCACCGCCTCCGCCGCGGCGCTGCACCAGGCCCGGCAGGGCCGGACGGTGCTGGTGGTCTCCACCGATCCCGCCCATAATCTGGGCCACCTCTGGGAGCGCGCGGTGGGTGACCAGACGGTCACCCTCTGGCAGCCCGACGCCGGCGCTGCACCTGATGCCGGAACTGTTGGTCGGCTCGACGGTGTGGAGATCGACCCCCAGGCCACCATCGGCACTCACCTCGAGGAGGTGGGCCGCAGCCTGCGCGACTTCATGCCGGAGCATCTGCACCGCCAGGTGGACCAACACCTGGCCCTGGCCGCCCAGTCTCCCGGCACCCATGAGTCGGCTCTGCTGGAGCGGATCGCGCTGCTGCTGGAGACAGCGCTGGACACCTACGACCTGGTGGTCTTCGACACCGCACCCTCGGGTCACACCGCCCGGCTGATGGCGCTTCCGGAGACGATGACCGCATGGACCGAGGGACTGCTGAATCGGCGCAGCAAGGCCGAGCGCTTCGGCGCCGCCGTGCGGGCGCTGGACGGCGATGACGACCCGGAGTCCAGCACCGGGACCAACCGCGACCGCCGGATCCGGCAGATCCTGACCCGGCGGAGGAATCGCTTCGAAGGCCTGCGCGCCGTGCTCACCGATGCCCGCCGCTGCAGCTTTGTGATCGTGCTGACCCCCGAGCGCCTCCCGGTTCTGGAGTCGGTGGAGCTGCACGCCCAGCTGACCGGCAGCGGCGTCGACGTCGGCGGCTGTGTGGTCAATCGGATCTCACCGGCGGATCAGGGCGAGTTCCTCGCCTCCCGGCGTGACCAGGAGCTGAAGCATCTGGCCACTCTGCGCGAGCGACTGCCCGGCCTTGCGGTGGACACCCTCCCGCTGCTGGGCGGGGATCTGGTGGGGGAGGTCGCTCTGGGGGAGCTGGCCGATCACCTGGTATAG
- a CDS encoding 50S ribosomal protein L25/general stress protein Ctc, with protein MSDKIVISAEYRTEFGKGAARKARRAGLIPAVIYGHGDEPRHILLPNHETTLAVRNPNALITLDIEGEEQLVLPQDIQRDAIYRSVDHLDLLAVRKGEKVVVDIPVEVVGEPAAGFEYLLDQVSVPVEADATALPENVTIDITDRDENALPEHLQIPAGATLQLDDMESPIVTIYEPQEQDLGEDEDAEETEEAAVAGEESEAAEESSEEGDSEE; from the coding sequence ATGAGCGACAAGATCGTCATCTCCGCGGAGTACCGCACCGAATTCGGCAAGGGCGCAGCCCGTAAGGCCCGCCGCGCCGGCCTCATCCCCGCCGTCATCTACGGCCACGGAGACGAGCCGCGCCACATCCTGCTGCCGAACCACGAGACCACTCTGGCCGTGCGTAACCCCAACGCCCTGATCACCCTGGACATCGAGGGTGAGGAGCAGCTGGTCCTGCCGCAGGACATCCAGCGCGACGCCATCTACCGCTCCGTGGACCACCTCGACCTGCTCGCCGTGCGCAAGGGCGAGAAGGTCGTCGTCGACATCCCGGTCGAGGTCGTCGGTGAGCCCGCAGCCGGCTTCGAGTACCTGCTGGACCAGGTCAGCGTGCCCGTCGAGGCAGACGCCACCGCCCTGCCGGAGAACGTCACCATCGACATCACCGACCGCGACGAGAACGCTCTGCCCGAGCACCTCCAGATCCCGGCCGGCGCCACTCTGCAGCTGGACGACATGGAGTCCCCGATCGTCACCATCTACGAGCCGCAGGAGCAGGACCTGGGCGAGGACGAGGACGCTGAGGAGACTGAGGAGGCAGCAGTCGCGGGCGAAGAGTCCGAGGCAGCAGAGGAGTCCTCCGAGGAGGGCGACTCCGAGGAGTGA
- the pth gene encoding aminoacyl-tRNA hydrolase: protein MATETSSTGSWLVMGLGNPGPKYEGTRHNIGHMVLDELLGRMNAKYTRTKVGAQAVAARLSPGGPKAVFAVSEGYMNVSGKPTRGLMDYFGVSPENLIVVHDELDLDFGRIKIKRGGSEGGHNGLKSITQHLKGEKDYIRVRAGISRPPGRMDTADYVLQRFSSTERQELPGFVAQAADAVELTIFEGLTAAQNRIHAA from the coding sequence ATGGCGACTGAGACATCCTCCACGGGCAGCTGGCTGGTCATGGGACTGGGGAACCCGGGACCGAAGTACGAAGGCACCCGGCACAACATCGGACATATGGTCCTCGACGAGCTGCTGGGCCGGATGAACGCGAAGTACACCCGCACCAAAGTCGGCGCTCAGGCTGTCGCCGCCCGGCTGAGCCCAGGAGGCCCCAAGGCCGTCTTCGCCGTCTCCGAGGGCTATATGAACGTCTCCGGCAAGCCTACCCGCGGCCTCATGGACTACTTCGGGGTGTCCCCGGAGAATCTGATCGTCGTCCACGATGAGCTCGACCTCGACTTCGGCCGCATCAAGATCAAGCGCGGCGGCTCGGAAGGCGGGCACAACGGGCTGAAGTCCATCACCCAGCACCTGAAGGGGGAGAAGGATTACATCCGGGTTCGCGCCGGCATCTCCCGTCCGCCGGGGCGCATGGACACGGCTGACTACGTGCTCCAGCGCTTCTCCTCCACAGAGCGGCAGGAGCTGCCCGGCTTCGTCGCCCAGGCTGCCGATGCGGTGGAGCTGACCATCTTCGAGGGCCTCACCGCGGCGCAGAACAGGATCCACGCCGCCTAG
- a CDS encoding DUF2505 domain-containing protein, with the protein MALEKETVIAHEVSEIIAAYTSKDFHEHLASKVGSELRSFEVKGTSDGGYEVVSQQAMSVDRLPDIAKKVVKGEVLVTVDEKWSPADQGGSRRSDMSVKIQGAPVSAAASQNLHARDGETLSTVRGDITVKIPLIGNKVKSAAEPYMRKFVELQAREVSKWIEKNG; encoded by the coding sequence GTGGCGCTTGAGAAAGAGACCGTGATCGCACACGAGGTCAGCGAGATCATCGCTGCCTACACCTCCAAGGACTTCCACGAGCACCTGGCCTCGAAGGTCGGTTCCGAGCTGCGCAGCTTCGAGGTGAAGGGAACCTCCGACGGCGGTTACGAGGTCGTCTCCCAGCAGGCCATGTCCGTCGACAGGCTGCCGGACATCGCGAAGAAGGTCGTCAAGGGCGAAGTCCTGGTGACGGTGGATGAGAAGTGGTCGCCGGCTGATCAGGGCGGATCGCGCCGCTCCGACATGTCGGTGAAGATCCAGGGCGCCCCGGTCAGCGCCGCGGCCTCCCAGAACCTGCATGCCCGCGACGGCGAGACCCTCTCCACGGTCCGCGGCGACATCACCGTGAAGATCCCGCTGATCGGCAATAAGGTGAAGTCTGCCGCCGAGCCGTATATGCGCAAGTTCGTGGAGCTGCAGGCCCGCGAAGTCTCCAAGTGGATCGAGAAGAACGGCTGA
- a CDS encoding calcium/sodium antiporter, which yields MSVLLLIGGFVLLVGGGEALVRGAASLGKTVGMSSLIVGLTVVSFATSAPELAVSTGAALSGSAGLAVGNVVGSNIVNILFVLGLTAVFGALMVRQRLIRADIPVMIGLCLLTLLLALDGRLSTLDGVALLVLLLLYLVAVITYARRQQAEGKDPEITVEGVDDDAGGRLMQTLRATKRRSVITDLVLVVLGVGLLVAGAQMLVTGATDIATALGISELIVGLTIVAIGTSLPELATSVIAALRGERDMAVGNLVGSNIFNIGAVLGLTAVVSPAGIGVDRAAIVFDMPVMVAAALVLLPLAFTGQIIARWEGFLLVGLYVAYVVYLVLAASQHAALDPFSATMLWFVLPITALWVIALLGYEFGLRRGRRESPGSEYPSPS from the coding sequence ATGAGTGTGCTGCTGCTGATCGGTGGGTTCGTGCTGCTGGTAGGAGGCGGCGAGGCCCTGGTCCGAGGTGCCGCCTCCCTGGGTAAGACGGTGGGGATGTCCTCGCTGATCGTCGGGCTGACCGTGGTCTCCTTCGCCACCAGCGCCCCCGAGCTGGCGGTGAGCACCGGTGCCGCGCTGAGCGGATCAGCGGGCCTGGCCGTGGGCAATGTGGTCGGCAGCAACATCGTCAACATCCTGTTCGTGCTGGGCCTGACCGCCGTCTTCGGGGCGCTGATGGTCCGCCAGCGGCTGATCCGTGCCGACATCCCGGTGATGATCGGGCTGTGCCTGCTCACCCTGCTGCTGGCCCTCGACGGACGCCTCAGCACTCTGGACGGCGTCGCCCTGCTGGTGCTGCTGCTGCTCTATCTGGTCGCCGTCATCACCTATGCCCGCCGCCAGCAGGCCGAAGGCAAGGACCCGGAGATCACGGTCGAAGGAGTCGACGACGACGCCGGCGGCCGCCTCATGCAGACGCTGCGCGCCACGAAGCGGCGCTCGGTGATCACCGACCTGGTCCTGGTCGTCCTCGGCGTCGGGCTGCTGGTGGCCGGAGCTCAGATGCTGGTCACCGGGGCCACCGACATCGCCACCGCCCTGGGGATCAGCGAGCTGATCGTGGGCCTGACCATCGTGGCCATCGGCACCTCCCTGCCGGAGCTGGCCACCAGTGTGATCGCCGCCCTGCGCGGAGAGCGTGACATGGCCGTGGGCAACCTGGTGGGCTCCAACATCTTCAACATCGGCGCGGTGCTGGGCCTGACCGCTGTGGTCTCCCCGGCGGGGATCGGGGTGGACCGCGCGGCCATCGTCTTCGACATGCCGGTCATGGTGGCGGCCGCACTGGTGCTGCTGCCGCTGGCCTTCACCGGGCAGATCATCGCCCGCTGGGAGGGTTTCCTGCTGGTGGGCCTCTACGTGGCCTACGTGGTCTACCTGGTCCTGGCGGCCTCCCAGCACGCCGCTCTGGATCCGTTCAGCGCGACCATGCTGTGGTTCGTCCTGCCGATCACCGCGCTGTGGGTCATCGCACTGTTGGGCTATGAGTTCGGCCTGCGCCGTGGACGGCGTGAGAGTCCGGGCTCCGAGTATCCTTCTCCCAGCTGA